One window from the genome of Garra rufa chromosome 1, GarRuf1.0, whole genome shotgun sequence encodes:
- the LOC141341092 gene encoding uncharacterized protein codes for MAFIKEESEDMEIEETFRVKHEDTEEQTKMAFIKEESEDVKIEETFRVKHEDTEEQTDLMALKEESQVLNEIEEKDHDFINEKKSFSCSQTKTTSLREIKRKTGRSYFNCHQCGKCFNQRENMRRHMRIHTREKPFTCKQCGRSFNQKVNLEKHMRIHTGDKPFTCPQCGKRFNYKQCLADHLRIHTGEKPFTCKQCGRSFSQKGNLNRHMSVHTEKKPYTCKQCGVSITQKESFIRHMRIHNGDQPYTCDQCGKSFDQQENLEVHKRTHREKPYTCPQCGKSFSQKQHFEDHIRVHTGEKPFTCQQCGKSFNQKGNLNRHMNLHTGEKLFICDHCGKSFRCKESLKYHMRFHT; via the exons atggcgtttattaaagaggagagtgaagacatggagattgaagaaacattcagagtcaaacatgaagatactgaggaacaaacaaagatggcttttattaaagaggagagtgaagacgtgaagattgaagaaacattcagagtcaaacatgaagatactgaggaacaaacag atctgatggcactgaaagaggagagtcaagtactgaatgaaatagaagagaaagatcatgatttcataaatgaaaaaaaatcttttagttgttcacagactaAAACAACTTCCTTAAGAGAAATAAAACGAAAGACGGGAAGAAGTTATTTCAAttgccatcagtgtggaaagtgtttcaatcaAAGAGAAAACATGagaagacacatgagaattcacactcgagagaagccttttacatgcaaacaatgtggaagaagttttaacCAAAAAGTAAACCTTGAAAaacatatgagaattcacactggagacaaGCCTTTTacctgtcctcagtgtggaaagaggttTAACTATAAACAATGCCTTGCAGACCACTtacgaattcacactggagaaaagcctttcacctgcaaacagtgtggaagaagtttcagccAAAagggaaaccttaacagacacatgagtgttcacactgaaaagaagccttacacctgcaaacagtgtggagtaagtatcactcaaaaagaaagctttatcagacacatgagaattcacaatggagatcagccttacacgtgtgatcagtgtggaaagagttttgatcaacaagaaaaccttgaagtccacaagagaactcatagagagaaaccctacacctgccctcagtgtggaaagagtttcagtcaaaaacaacactttgaagaccacataagagttcacactggagagaagcctttcacctgccagcaatgtggaaaaagtttcaaccaaaaaggaaaccttaacaggcacatgaaccttcacactggagagaagctgtTTATATGtgatcactgtggaaagagtttcagatgtaaagaatcacttaaataccacatgaggtttcacacatga